From the genome of Streptacidiphilus rugosus AM-16, one region includes:
- a CDS encoding PucR family transcriptional regulator, translating to MRIGALLAPTAPPMRLLAGQGELDRVVTGVMTTDLRDPSRYLHGGELVLTGMLWRYEPEDSERFVRFLAAGGAAGLAAGEAEVGPVPQDLVDACERHRMPLFAVGEDIAFGSVTEYVVRQVSADRAADLSALVDRHRMLVSAAGGAGLDAVLELLGGDVDLDCWVLTPTGRVIAGPAADLDPSERDALARAHLDAQRRRSTPSSRARVGERQFSLLPVAGGAALAQWILVIEGDVTDWTAKRQQLAENLARLVSAERLRRDESRTLRTRLADEMIALLQRDAAPDELLRALEAAHAMTLTDGTTADRPLPESWVVVSVESHGLAEGSAREAVLEAVTGLDDRALVGGGGLGAVVLLPEPAGSRTAAEVLGDLFAPLDAGLGPEGRLTIGVSAPSPGVGGLRGALEEARHARRIASARVGRICVAGPEELASHVLLLAAVPDEVRRAFRSRLLDRVIGYDLEHQADLVRTLEAFLRYDGSWTRCAAALHVHVNTLRYRIGRIEELTGRDLSKLEDRVDFFLALELS from the coding sequence GTGCGGATCGGCGCGCTGCTCGCTCCCACCGCACCGCCCATGCGGCTGCTCGCCGGACAGGGCGAGCTGGACCGCGTGGTCACCGGGGTGATGACGACCGATCTGCGTGATCCGAGCCGGTACCTCCACGGGGGTGAGCTCGTGCTCACCGGCATGCTCTGGCGGTACGAGCCGGAGGACTCCGAGCGGTTCGTGCGGTTCCTCGCCGCCGGCGGCGCCGCCGGGCTCGCCGCGGGGGAGGCGGAGGTCGGGCCGGTGCCGCAGGATCTCGTCGACGCGTGCGAGCGGCACCGCATGCCGCTCTTCGCCGTGGGCGAGGACATCGCGTTCGGGTCGGTCACCGAGTACGTCGTGCGGCAGGTCTCCGCCGACCGCGCCGCGGACCTCTCCGCGCTGGTCGACCGGCACCGCATGCTCGTCTCCGCCGCGGGCGGCGCCGGGCTGGACGCCGTGCTGGAGCTGCTGGGCGGGGACGTCGACCTCGACTGCTGGGTGCTCACGCCCACCGGCCGCGTCATCGCCGGGCCCGCCGCCGACCTGGACCCCTCGGAGCGCGACGCGCTGGCCCGCGCGCACCTGGACGCCCAGCGTCGCCGCAGCACGCCGTCCAGTCGGGCCAGGGTCGGCGAACGCCAGTTCTCGCTGCTGCCGGTGGCCGGCGGCGCCGCCCTCGCGCAGTGGATCCTCGTGATCGAGGGCGATGTCACCGACTGGACCGCCAAGCGGCAGCAGCTCGCCGAGAACCTGGCCAGGCTCGTCTCCGCGGAGCGCCTGCGCCGGGACGAGAGCCGGACGCTGCGCACCCGTCTCGCGGACGAGATGATCGCGCTGCTCCAGCGCGACGCCGCGCCCGACGAGCTGTTGCGCGCCTTGGAGGCCGCGCACGCGATGACCCTGACCGACGGCACCACGGCCGACCGCCCGCTCCCGGAGAGCTGGGTCGTGGTCTCCGTCGAGAGCCACGGGCTGGCCGAGGGCAGCGCCCGCGAGGCCGTGCTGGAGGCCGTCACCGGGCTGGACGACCGTGCGCTGGTCGGGGGAGGCGGGCTCGGCGCGGTCGTGCTGCTGCCGGAGCCGGCCGGGAGCCGGACCGCCGCCGAGGTGCTCGGCGACCTCTTCGCACCGCTCGACGCGGGCCTCGGGCCCGAGGGCAGGCTGACCATCGGGGTCAGCGCGCCTTCCCCCGGCGTCGGCGGGCTGCGCGGGGCGCTGGAGGAGGCGCGGCACGCGCGAAGAATCGCCTCCGCCCGCGTCGGGCGGATCTGCGTGGCCGGGCCGGAGGAACTGGCCTCGCACGTGCTGCTGCTGGCCGCCGTGCCCGACGAGGTGCGCCGCGCCTTCCGGTCCCGGCTGCTGGACCGCGTCATCGGCTACGACCTGGAGCACCAGGCGGACCTGGTCCGCACACTGGAGGCGTTCCTTCGCTACGACGGCTCCTGGACCCGCTGCGCCGCCGCCCTGCACGTGCACGTGAACACCCTGCGCTACCGGATCGGCCGGATCGAGGAGCTGACCGGCCGTGACCTGTCCAAGCTGGAGGACCGGGTGGACTTCTTCCTGGCGCTCGAACTGAGCTGA
- a CDS encoding pyridoxal phosphate-dependent decarboxylase family protein, with amino-acid sequence MTIDATAVDTAAATAHPGLPARGRSAEDLLGELHALTARDLPTRGGRTAAYVYDTGRPEVREAAERAYLAMMEVNGLDPTAFPSIVALERQVVGATAARLGGDDATPGIFTSGGTESIILAVKAARDARPEIAEPEIVVPVTAHAAFHKAGAYLRVKVVPVPVDPRTFRADPAATDAACTVNTVLVVASAPSYAHGVIDPVAEIAARASARGIACHVDACVGGWLLPWLAEAGAQVPAFDLSVPGVTSLSCDLHKFGYAPKGASVLLFRDEALRLHAYYACAAWPGYTVVNSTIQSSKGAGPLAGAWATLQAVGADGYRELGRAALAATRRLIAGVAAIDGLVVLGEPEATLVAIGADPDAPLDLFALADEARERGFFLQPQLALGGLPANLHLTLTGVSEGGVEDLLAVLRESADAVRALGPAQVPAELVALLGQVDLTALDNASFAALLPATGLRLDGPASEATPTDGGGAVGGARMAPINRLLDALPVATREALVTRFLSALYSPHLGG; translated from the coding sequence ATGACGATCGACGCCACCGCCGTGGACACCGCCGCGGCCACCGCGCACCCCGGACTGCCCGCGCGCGGGCGCAGCGCCGAGGACCTGCTGGGCGAGCTGCACGCGCTCACCGCACGCGACCTGCCGACCCGAGGCGGCCGGACCGCCGCGTACGTGTACGACACCGGCCGCCCCGAGGTCCGCGAGGCGGCCGAGCGCGCCTACCTGGCGATGATGGAGGTCAACGGACTCGACCCGACCGCCTTCCCGAGCATCGTCGCGCTGGAGCGGCAGGTCGTCGGCGCGACCGCCGCCCGGCTCGGCGGGGACGACGCCACACCGGGGATCTTCACCAGCGGCGGCACCGAGTCGATCATCCTGGCCGTCAAGGCCGCCCGCGACGCGAGGCCGGAGATCGCCGAGCCCGAGATCGTGGTGCCGGTGACCGCGCACGCCGCCTTCCACAAGGCTGGGGCCTATCTGCGGGTGAAGGTGGTCCCCGTGCCGGTCGACCCCCGCACCTTCCGCGCCGACCCGGCCGCGACGGACGCCGCGTGCACCGTGAACACGGTGCTCGTCGTGGCCTCCGCGCCCTCCTACGCGCACGGGGTGATCGACCCCGTCGCCGAGATCGCGGCGCGGGCCTCGGCGCGGGGCATCGCCTGCCATGTCGACGCCTGCGTCGGCGGCTGGCTGCTGCCCTGGCTCGCGGAGGCGGGGGCGCAGGTGCCCGCGTTCGACCTCTCGGTGCCAGGCGTCACCTCGCTCTCCTGCGACCTGCACAAGTTCGGCTACGCGCCCAAGGGCGCGTCGGTGCTGCTGTTCAGGGACGAGGCGCTGCGACTGCACGCCTACTACGCCTGCGCCGCGTGGCCCGGCTACACCGTCGTCAACTCCACCATCCAGAGCAGCAAGGGCGCGGGCCCGCTGGCCGGAGCCTGGGCGACGCTCCAGGCGGTCGGCGCGGACGGCTACCGCGAGCTCGGCCGGGCGGCACTGGCGGCGACACGAAGGCTGATCGCCGGGGTCGCCGCGATCGACGGACTGGTGGTCCTGGGCGAGCCCGAGGCGACCCTGGTGGCGATCGGTGCCGACCCCGACGCCCCCCTCGACCTGTTCGCGCTCGCCGACGAGGCCCGCGAGCGCGGCTTCTTCCTCCAGCCGCAGCTGGCGCTGGGCGGGCTCCCCGCCAACCTCCACCTGACCCTGACCGGCGTCAGCGAGGGCGGCGTCGAGGACCTGCTGGCGGTGCTGCGGGAGAGCGCGGACGCGGTCCGCGCGCTCGGCCCGGCGCAGGTACCGGCCGAGCTGGTGGCGCTGCTGGGGCAGGTGGACCTCACCGCGCTGGACAACGCGTCCTTCGCCGCGCTGCTCCCGGCGACCGGCCTGCGCCTGGACGGCCCGGCTTCGGAAGCGACGCCGACGGACGGCGGGGGCGCGGTCGGCGGCGCACGGATGGCGCCGATCAACCGGCTGCTCGACGCCCTGCCCGTGGCCACCCGCGAAGCGCTGGTGACCCGCTTCCTGTCCGCGCTCTACAGCCCGCACCTCGGGGGCTGA
- a CDS encoding phosphatase PAP2 family protein: MNNLSTNGVGQLAMSGRSIDGGLYTWITRQAQDSPHWLDSLISSYATVALGLVALMMVLGWWQARQARNATAMATALAVPVAVVAAYVVNDIFKSLVTEARPCQSIPHTFTVDPCPGVGDWSFPSNHATIAAAAAAALWVVNRTMGIVAAAMALLMAFARVWVGAHYPHDVVVGLVVGVAVALPVMWAARRFAPPLVVRLQSGVLRPLLTAG, encoded by the coding sequence TTGAACAACCTGAGCACCAACGGCGTCGGCCAACTGGCCATGAGCGGACGCTCGATCGACGGCGGCCTGTACACCTGGATCACCCGCCAGGCACAGGACAGCCCGCACTGGCTGGACAGCCTGATCTCGTCCTACGCCACCGTGGCCCTCGGACTCGTCGCGCTGATGATGGTCCTGGGCTGGTGGCAGGCCCGCCAGGCCCGCAACGCCACCGCGATGGCGACCGCCCTGGCGGTGCCGGTGGCCGTGGTCGCGGCCTACGTGGTGAACGACATCTTCAAGAGCCTGGTCACCGAGGCCAGGCCCTGCCAGTCGATCCCGCACACGTTCACCGTCGACCCCTGCCCCGGCGTGGGCGACTGGTCCTTCCCCAGCAACCACGCGACGATCGCCGCGGCGGCCGCGGCGGCACTGTGGGTGGTCAACCGCACCATGGGGATCGTCGCGGCGGCGATGGCGCTGCTGATGGCCTTCGCCCGCGTCTGGGTCGGCGCCCACTACCCGCACGACGTGGTCGTCGGCCTGGTCGTCGGCGTCGCCGTGGCGCTGCCGGTCATGTGGGCGGCCCGCCGCTTCGCCCCACCCCTGGTGGTCAGACTCCAGAGCGGCGTCCTGCGCCCGCTGCTGACGGCCGGCTGA
- a CDS encoding heavy metal translocating P-type ATPase produces the protein MPTTLLERPAAPSALVAPRRKTRVLALTEARWALAALLLFAIALPLQLAGVTAWAWGPLYALCYAAGGWEPGWAGLTALREKTLDVDLLMIVAALGAAAIGQVLDGALLIVIFATSGALEALATARTADSVRGLLDLAPSTATRLLDDGTEATVATELLTVGDTVLVRPGERVGADGRVLDGASEVDQATITGEPLPVAKQEGDEVFAGTLNGAGALRVRVERGASDSVIARIVAMVEEASETKAPTQLFIEKVEQRYSLGMVTATLLVFAIPLAFGAALSGSLLRAMTFMIVASPCAVVLATMPPLLSAIANAGRHGVLVKSAVVMEQLGGTKAVALDKTGTLTEGTPRVADLRPLAGSGLTEDRLLALTAAAEHPSEHPLARAVVDAAHARGTALAVAEEFVSTPGVGVTAVVEGRKVTVGAPARLLERGRGAAETSAVAIADELEDAGRTAVVVLRDGTPVGVLGIADRLRPDAAETVARLGALTGRTPILLTGDNPRAAARLAAEVGITDVRAGLLPQDKVAAVTEQERAGRRTMVVGDGVNDAPALAAAHTGIAMGRAGSDLALETADAVVVRDELATVPTVIALSRRARRLVVQNLVIASVFITGLVVWDLVGHLPLPLGVLGHEGSTVIVGLNGLRLLRDAAWRRAGADTAAAR, from the coding sequence ATGCCGACCACCCTTCTCGAACGCCCCGCTGCGCCGTCGGCCCTCGTCGCACCGCGGCGGAAGACGCGCGTGCTCGCGCTGACCGAGGCCCGGTGGGCGCTGGCCGCACTGCTGCTCTTCGCGATCGCCCTGCCGTTGCAGCTCGCCGGGGTCACCGCCTGGGCGTGGGGGCCGCTGTACGCACTGTGCTACGCGGCCGGCGGCTGGGAGCCCGGCTGGGCGGGCCTGACCGCGCTGCGGGAGAAGACCCTCGACGTCGACCTGCTGATGATCGTCGCCGCGCTCGGCGCGGCCGCGATCGGGCAGGTGCTGGACGGCGCGCTGCTGATCGTCATCTTCGCCACCTCCGGTGCGCTGGAGGCGCTGGCCACCGCCCGCACCGCCGACTCCGTGCGCGGCCTGCTGGACCTCGCCCCCAGCACCGCGACCAGGCTGCTGGACGACGGCACCGAGGCGACCGTGGCCACGGAACTCCTCACGGTCGGCGACACCGTCCTGGTGCGCCCCGGCGAGCGCGTAGGCGCCGACGGCCGCGTGCTGGACGGGGCGAGTGAGGTCGACCAGGCCACCATCACCGGCGAGCCGCTGCCCGTCGCCAAGCAGGAGGGTGACGAGGTCTTCGCCGGCACCCTGAACGGCGCCGGCGCGCTGCGGGTCCGGGTCGAGCGCGGCGCCTCGGACTCCGTCATCGCCCGGATCGTGGCCATGGTCGAGGAGGCCTCGGAGACGAAGGCGCCGACGCAGTTGTTCATCGAGAAGGTCGAGCAGCGCTACTCGCTGGGCATGGTGACGGCCACGCTGCTGGTCTTCGCGATCCCGCTCGCCTTCGGCGCGGCGCTGTCCGGCTCGTTGCTGCGGGCGATGACGTTCATGATTGTCGCCTCGCCCTGCGCCGTGGTGCTGGCGACGATGCCGCCGCTGCTCTCGGCGATCGCCAACGCCGGACGTCACGGCGTGCTGGTGAAGTCGGCCGTCGTCATGGAGCAGCTGGGCGGGACCAAGGCCGTCGCGCTGGACAAGACCGGCACCCTCACCGAGGGCACCCCGCGCGTCGCCGACCTGCGCCCGCTCGCCGGCTCCGGCCTCACCGAGGACCGGCTCCTTGCACTGACCGCCGCCGCGGAGCACCCCAGCGAGCACCCGCTCGCCCGTGCCGTCGTCGACGCCGCCCACGCCCGCGGGACGGCCCTCGCCGTCGCGGAGGAGTTCGTCTCCACGCCGGGCGTCGGCGTCACCGCCGTCGTCGAGGGCCGCAAGGTCACGGTCGGCGCCCCGGCCCGGCTGCTGGAGCGGGGCCGCGGTGCGGCGGAGACGAGTGCCGTCGCCATCGCCGACGAGCTGGAGGACGCGGGCCGCACCGCCGTCGTCGTGCTGCGCGACGGAACGCCGGTCGGCGTGCTCGGCATCGCCGACCGTCTCCGGCCGGACGCCGCCGAGACCGTCGCCCGCCTGGGCGCGCTGACCGGGCGGACGCCGATCCTGCTCACCGGCGACAACCCGCGTGCCGCGGCACGTCTGGCCGCCGAGGTCGGCATCACCGACGTCCGCGCCGGACTGCTGCCGCAGGACAAGGTCGCCGCCGTGACCGAGCAGGAGCGGGCAGGCCGTCGCACGATGGTCGTCGGCGACGGTGTCAACGACGCCCCCGCGCTGGCCGCCGCCCACACCGGCATAGCGATGGGCCGCGCGGGCTCCGACCTCGCCCTGGAGACCGCCGACGCGGTCGTGGTCCGCGACGAGCTGGCCACCGTGCCCACCGTGATCGCGCTGTCCCGCCGCGCGCGCCGGCTCGTGGTGCAGAACCTGGTCATCGCCTCGGTGTTCATCACCGGCCTGGTGGTCTGGGACCTGGTCGGGCACCTGCCGCTGCCCCTGGGTGTGCTCGGACACGAGGGCTCCACCGTGATCGTCGGCCTCAACGGCCTGCGCCTCCTCCGCGACGCCGCCTGGCGTCGAGCCGGCGCGGACACGGCGGCGGCACGCTGA
- a CDS encoding DedA family protein yields the protein MAPDPSAVNQLAVNLLDANSLLAAFGALGIAVILFAETGLLVGFFLPGDSLLFTAGLLCTTSKNGVHLNLGGVLVCAIVGALVGAQVGFMIGQKGGKSLLARSKNKHLLQGAARAEEILAKYGYAKAIVLARFIPVVRTVLNPMAGALNVPVRTFTLWQVVGGLLWSVGIVMAGYALGSSIPNIDQYLLPIIALIVVISVIPIALELLRSRKRSASAE from the coding sequence ATGGCCCCGGACCCCTCGGCCGTGAACCAGCTCGCGGTGAACCTCCTCGATGCGAACTCCCTGCTCGCCGCCTTCGGGGCGCTCGGCATCGCGGTCATCCTCTTCGCCGAGACCGGCCTCCTGGTCGGCTTCTTCCTCCCCGGCGACTCGCTGCTCTTCACCGCGGGTCTGCTCTGCACCACCAGCAAGAACGGCGTGCACCTGAACCTGGGCGGGGTCCTCGTCTGCGCGATCGTCGGCGCGCTGGTCGGCGCGCAGGTGGGCTTCATGATCGGCCAGAAGGGCGGAAAGTCCCTACTGGCCCGGAGCAAGAACAAGCACCTGCTGCAGGGCGCGGCCCGCGCGGAGGAGATCCTCGCCAAGTACGGCTACGCCAAGGCGATCGTGCTGGCCCGCTTCATCCCGGTCGTGCGGACCGTGCTGAACCCGATGGCGGGCGCGCTGAACGTGCCGGTGCGCACCTTCACGCTCTGGCAGGTCGTCGGCGGCCTGCTCTGGTCGGTCGGCATCGTCATGGCCGGCTACGCCCTCGGCTCGAGCATCCCGAACATCGACCAGTACCTGCTGCCGATCATCGCCCTGATCGTGGTGATCTCCGTCATCCCGATCGCCCTCGAACTGCTGCGCTCGCGCAAGCGCAGCGCCTCCGCGGAGTAG
- a CDS encoding TetR/AcrR family transcriptional regulator — MSAAPSPDASRERILAAATTLFAEYGYDGTSTRRIAAEAQLNMATVAYHVGAKADLYREVMRRAHEAEAALLRDALGEFAALAGAGDPAAAATGLVDRYLDFCLEQPHIPALWMRRWLSDAAEIAELEAAYARPLIDAVRDTVAGALPGARPEDVELTVWTVLWSTHGFCRSGIREQVPRFRAHLRALVLRELGL, encoded by the coding sequence ATGTCCGCAGCGCCCTCACCCGACGCCAGCCGCGAACGCATCCTCGCGGCGGCGACCACGCTCTTCGCCGAGTACGGCTACGACGGCACCAGCACCCGCAGGATCGCCGCCGAGGCCCAGCTCAACATGGCCACCGTCGCCTACCACGTGGGCGCCAAGGCCGACCTGTACCGCGAGGTCATGCGTCGCGCCCACGAGGCCGAGGCCGCGCTGCTGCGCGACGCGCTCGGCGAGTTCGCCGCCCTGGCCGGGGCCGGCGATCCGGCCGCGGCCGCGACCGGACTGGTCGACCGCTACCTCGACTTCTGTCTGGAACAGCCGCACATCCCCGCCCTGTGGATGCGTCGCTGGCTCTCCGACGCCGCCGAGATCGCCGAACTGGAGGCCGCGTACGCGCGTCCGCTGATCGACGCCGTCAGGGACACGGTCGCCGGGGCACTGCCCGGGGCACGGCCCGAGGACGTCGAGCTGACGGTGTGGACCGTGCTCTGGTCCACCCACGGTTTCTGCCGCTCGGGCATCCGCGAGCAGGTGCCGCGCTTCCGCGCCCACCTGCGCGCGCTCGTCCTTCGGGAGCTCGGGCTGTGA
- a CDS encoding SRPBCC family protein, producing MTVYQLDGKGVVRIEQRFDTDAGDLWSALTEPERLARWIVEVKGELRLDGEFRAKFTSGWEGPGRVDVCEPPSRLLVTMAFAEQDATVIEATISADGDGCRLLVEERGLPLTEAWAHGAGWQAHIEDLAAHLEGRPACDWHARWKELSPSYREQYGSLD from the coding sequence ATGACGGTGTACCAGCTCGACGGCAAGGGCGTGGTCAGGATCGAACAGCGCTTCGACACCGACGCCGGCGACCTCTGGTCGGCGCTCACCGAGCCCGAGCGCCTGGCGCGCTGGATCGTGGAGGTCAAGGGCGAGCTCCGGCTCGACGGGGAGTTCCGTGCGAAGTTCACCAGCGGCTGGGAGGGCCCCGGCCGGGTGGACGTCTGTGAGCCGCCCAGCCGGCTGCTGGTCACCATGGCCTTCGCCGAACAGGATGCGACCGTCATCGAGGCCACGATCAGCGCCGACGGCGACGGCTGCCGCCTGCTGGTGGAGGAGCGCGGCCTGCCGCTGACCGAAGCCTGGGCGCACGGCGCGGGCTGGCAGGCGCACATCGAGGACCTGGCCGCGCACCTGGAGGGCCGCCCGGCCTGCGACTGGCACGCGCGCTGGAAGGAGCTGAGCCCGTCCTACCGGGAGCAGTACGGCAGCCTGGACTGA
- a CDS encoding ArsR/SmtB family transcription factor, with protein MDAVLHALADGGRRTLLEALGRDEATAGELAELLPIARPGVSRHLRVLREAGLVEVRQEGQRRVYRLRPEPLAEVDAWLGAYRARWEQRFDALQTEIARGKRERRNES; from the coding sequence ATGGACGCTGTACTGCACGCACTGGCGGACGGCGGCAGGCGCACGCTGCTGGAAGCGCTCGGGCGAGACGAGGCCACGGCCGGCGAGCTGGCCGAGCTGCTGCCCATCGCCCGGCCCGGGGTCTCCCGGCACCTGCGGGTGCTGCGCGAGGCAGGGCTGGTGGAGGTGCGCCAGGAGGGCCAGCGGCGGGTCTACCGGCTGCGGCCCGAGCCGCTGGCGGAGGTCGACGCCTGGCTGGGGGCCTACCGTGCCCGCTGGGAGCAGCGGTTCGACGCCCTGCAGACCGAGATCGCACGTGGCAAACGAGAGCGGAGGAACGAGTCATGA
- a CDS encoding ROK family glucokinase yields the protein MSNEYAEYVRRTALRLPTVGIDIGGTKIAAGVVDGEGRILEQLRTETPHRSKSPKVVEDVITELVLALADRHDVHAVGIGAAGFVDAQRARVLFAPHLSWRNEPLQDALSDRLRLPVVVENDANAAAWAEWRFGAGAGEEHLVMVNLGTGIGGAIVRGGRLERGRYGMAGEFGHMTVVPGGHRCPCGNRGCWEQYSSGNALVREARELAAAESPVAQPLLDRVEGDVAAITGPLVTEAAQAGDPCAIELLQEIGQWLGLGLANLAAALDPARFVIGGGVSAAGELLLGPARDAYRRNLTGRGFRPEAEVVGAKLGNTAGLVGAADLARGRARRFRTVKRSRVERLQRTERTGVGRRRGQWWTPIER from the coding sequence TTGAGCAACGAGTACGCCGAGTACGTCCGCAGGACGGCGCTGCGCCTGCCCACGGTCGGCATCGACATCGGCGGGACGAAGATCGCGGCGGGCGTGGTCGACGGCGAGGGCCGGATCCTGGAGCAGCTGCGCACCGAGACGCCGCACCGCAGCAAGAGCCCCAAGGTCGTCGAGGACGTCATCACCGAACTGGTGCTGGCGCTCGCCGACCGCCACGACGTGCACGCGGTGGGCATCGGCGCGGCCGGCTTCGTGGACGCCCAGCGGGCACGCGTGCTCTTCGCCCCGCATCTGAGCTGGCGCAACGAGCCGCTCCAGGACGCGCTCAGCGACCGCCTGCGGCTGCCGGTGGTGGTGGAGAACGACGCCAACGCCGCGGCCTGGGCCGAGTGGCGCTTCGGCGCGGGCGCGGGGGAGGAGCACCTGGTGATGGTGAACCTCGGCACCGGCATCGGCGGCGCGATCGTCCGCGGCGGGCGGCTCGAGCGCGGTCGCTACGGCATGGCAGGGGAGTTCGGCCACATGACCGTCGTGCCCGGCGGCCACCGCTGCCCCTGCGGCAACCGCGGCTGCTGGGAGCAGTACTCCTCGGGCAACGCCCTGGTCCGCGAGGCGCGGGAACTGGCCGCGGCCGAGTCGCCGGTCGCGCAGCCGCTGCTGGACCGCGTCGAGGGCGACGTCGCGGCGATCACCGGGCCGCTGGTCACCGAGGCCGCGCAGGCGGGCGACCCGTGCGCGATCGAGCTGCTGCAGGAGATCGGCCAGTGGCTCGGCCTCGGCCTGGCCAACCTGGCGGCGGCGCTGGACCCGGCACGCTTCGTGATCGGCGGCGGCGTCTCGGCGGCGGGCGAGCTCCTGCTCGGCCCGGCCAGGGACGCCTACCGGCGGAACCTGACGGGCCGTGGCTTCCGGCCGGAGGCCGAGGTGGTGGGCGCCAAGCTCGGCAACACCGCCGGCCTCGTGGGCGCGGCCGACCTGGCCCGCGGCCGGGCTCGCCGTTTCCGCACGGTGAAGCGCAGCCGGGTGGAGCGCCTGCAGCGCACCGAACGGACCGGTGTCGGCCGCCGCCGCGGTCAGTGGTGGACCCCGATCGAGCGCTGA
- a CDS encoding MFS transporter, whose translation MSGEVGRGRLLAFGLGSVGTGVFSTVPGLLLLYYMTDALGVPAAIAGLVVALPKLWDAVFNPVVGASSDREAVRTGRRGRLLLAGALALPGAYAAMFLSPLTGSGAAVWVTVTFVLAASAFSLFQVPYVALPAEMSETPAVRTRIMVWRIVCLTVGILVAGGAAPAVVSLAGGGRHGYAAMGLVVGAVMAGVLLVPVFGTRWVRSRPGPEPLGLVAAFRAARGNRAFFALLAAFFVQAAAVAMMLAAAPYVAAYRLGGYGLTSVLFVCLVAPSAVAVPLWARAAARWGRLRCLTVATCGYALASVALWPAASGPGGVPATLVLCALLGVCYAALQVLPLALLPDVVHADAARTGQVQSGAFTGLWTAGETVGLAVGPGAYSLALAATGFASSTLDHPLAQTGAARTGVLLGFSLVPAALMALSLPALRAYGRRRAEVSAVSHHPGLPELPDHPDHPEFPELPETEPAR comes from the coding sequence GTGAGCGGCGAGGTCGGTCGCGGCCGGCTGCTCGCCTTCGGCCTGGGATCGGTCGGCACCGGCGTCTTCTCCACCGTGCCGGGCCTGCTGCTGCTCTACTACATGACCGACGCCCTCGGCGTCCCCGCCGCGATCGCCGGTCTCGTCGTCGCCCTGCCCAAGCTCTGGGACGCCGTCTTCAACCCCGTCGTCGGTGCGTCCAGCGACCGCGAGGCGGTGCGCACCGGCCGCCGCGGCCGACTGCTGCTCGCGGGCGCGCTCGCGCTGCCCGGCGCGTACGCGGCGATGTTCCTCTCGCCGCTGACCGGCAGCGGCGCGGCGGTCTGGGTGACGGTCACCTTCGTCCTCGCCGCCAGCGCGTTCTCGCTCTTCCAGGTGCCCTACGTGGCCCTGCCCGCCGAGATGTCGGAGACGCCCGCGGTCCGCACGCGGATCATGGTCTGGCGGATCGTCTGCCTCACCGTGGGGATCCTGGTCGCGGGCGGGGCCGCGCCCGCCGTGGTGTCGCTCGCCGGGGGCGGACGCCACGGCTACGCCGCGATGGGGCTGGTCGTCGGGGCGGTGATGGCGGGCGTGCTGCTGGTGCCGGTGTTCGGCACCCGCTGGGTCCGGTCCCGGCCCGGGCCCGAACCGCTCGGGCTGGTCGCCGCCTTCCGCGCGGCGCGCGGCAACCGGGCCTTTTTCGCCCTGCTGGCCGCCTTCTTCGTGCAGGCGGCGGCGGTCGCGATGATGCTCGCCGCCGCGCCCTACGTCGCGGCCTACCGGCTGGGCGGCTACGGACTGACCTCCGTCCTCTTCGTCTGCCTGGTCGCGCCCAGCGCGGTCGCGGTCCCGCTGTGGGCCAGGGCAGCGGCACGCTGGGGCCGGCTGCGCTGCCTCACCGTCGCCACCTGCGGCTACGCCCTCGCCTCGGTCGCCCTGTGGCCGGCGGCCTCCGGCCCCGGCGGGGTCCCGGCGACGCTGGTGCTCTGCGCGCTGCTCGGCGTCTGCTACGCCGCGCTGCAGGTGCTGCCGCTGGCGCTGCTGCCGGACGTGGTGCACGCCGACGCGGCCCGCACCGGCCAGGTGCAGTCGGGGGCGTTCACCGGCCTCTGGACGGCGGGGGAGACGGTCGGCCTGGCCGTCGGTCCCGGCGCCTACTCGCTCGCCCTCGCCGCCACCGGCTTCGCCTCCTCGACGCTGGACCATCCCCTCGCCCAGACCGGGGCCGCCCGCACCGGCGTGCTGCTCGGCTTCAGTCTCGTTCCCGCGGCGCTGATGGCGCTCTCACTGCCCGCGCTCCGCGCCTACGGCCGGCGCCGCGCCGAGGTGTCCGCTGTGAGCCACCATCCCGGCCTCCCGGAACTCCCCGACCATCCCGATCATCCCGAATTCCCCGAACTCCCCGAAACGGAGCCCGCCCGATGA
- a CDS encoding ArsR/SmtB family transcription factor, which yields MGHGMNRSTTARERLDAVGASTVATTLQALATPSRLLILAQLQEGPCAATDLADAVGMERSACSHQLRLLRNLGLVDAERHGRSIVYSLYDDHVADLLDQAVGHVEHLRTPGSSAAAAQAEPEPDPAR from the coding sequence ATGGGCCATGGGATGAACCGCAGTACGACCGCACGCGAGCGCCTCGACGCCGTCGGCGCGAGCACCGTCGCCACCACGCTGCAAGCGCTCGCCACCCCGTCCCGGCTGCTGATCCTGGCCCAGCTCCAAGAAGGCCCGTGCGCGGCCACCGACCTCGCGGACGCCGTCGGGATGGAACGCTCCGCCTGCTCCCACCAGCTGCGCCTGCTGCGCAACCTCGGCCTGGTCGACGCCGAGCGGCACGGCCGCTCGATCGTCTACTCGCTCTACGACGACCATGTCGCCGACCTTCTCGACCAGGCCGTCGGCCACGTCGAACACCTCCGCACCCCGGGCTCCAGCGCCGCCGCAGCCCAGGCCGAGCCGGAGCCCGACCCCGCCCGCTGA